In the Hordeum vulgare subsp. vulgare chromosome 7H, MorexV3_pseudomolecules_assembly, whole genome shotgun sequence genome, one interval contains:
- the LOC123410791 gene encoding uncharacterized protein LOC123410791: MPSSSSSSSSLSSYWSSSSSSPSSSSDPDYKIEDEAAGVDLRLPAEETVSVLRTQDDVNAVCKKYDTPEDQYAARPAGDLRASSSPPHGTVCVYAHALEAGMRLPLHRLFADVLTHFNIAPTQLAPNGWRIMAGFLVLCHSAGVPPSLAVFRRFFLLRRKQTIGWYFFQSRRGSGLRFTGLPDSIPGWKSRFFFLYSPTSWPCPVEWGKPSNGSLVDPLLSLEDKASAAKLLSAHGASPVDLRKLLCRSSLAAAMISPSPAPARAPSSSQHSSPEPPAPQPPAPSSPIIPAPQPSSPQPPAQLSPQPPPPPYTRTVSKGMDPAVHVMMKTMLAAKVAGEQASTSASASANKVKIEPGSNVTGSSSLRGKKRNLDEAYGDDGPLSNVLPNTPPPADDSSVPAGVCFPPGRFSRSRTMHHVPSGHDGDTTDWEAARERLQGAIAPQQERVFAASEPSDIAASTYVAILQAANYTSFSLAYALELETEVAALRTQLEKTKAKLAVVETEGEMMKAELAVRRRAQDALDGYECWRGGNAAGRRT; the protein is encoded by the exons atgccttcttcctcctcctcctcctcatcattatCATCGTACTGGTCCTCCTCGTCATCATCTCCATCGTCGTCGTCCGACCCGGACTACAAGATCGAGGATGAGGCCGCCGGCGTCGACCTCCGGTTGCCGGCCGAGGAAACCGTCTCGGTCTTGCGCACGCAGGACGACGTCAACGCGGTTTGCAAGAAATACGACACCCCTGAGGATCAGTATGCCGCTCGGCCCGCCGGCGACCTGCGCGCAAGCTCATCCCCTCCGCATGGCACCGTCTGCGTGTACGCGCACGCGCTCGAGGCCGGGATGCGCCTCCCGCTGCACCGGCTCTTTGCCGACGTGCTCACCCACTTCAACATCGCACCGACGCAGCTCGCACCCAACGGGTGGCGCATCATGGCCGGCTTCCTTGTGCTCTGCCACTCGGCCGGCGTGCCGCCGTCCCTCGCGGTGTTCCGGCGTTTCTTCCTGCTCCGCCGGAAGCAAACGATAGGCTGGTACTTCTTCCAGTCCAGGCGCGGCTCCGGCTTGCGCTTCACGGGATTGCCGGATTCCATCCCGGGCTGGAAGAGCCGGTTCTTCTTCCTCTATTCGCCGACCTCGTGGCCTTGTCCGGTGGAGTGGGGCAAGCCGTCCAATGGCTCTCTCGTGGATCCCTTGCTCTCGCTGGAAGATAAAGCATCGGCGGCGAAGTTGCTGAGTGCTCACGGAGCCTCTCCCGTTGATCTCAGAAAACTTCTTTGCCGCAGCAGTCTTGCCGCTGCAATGATATCTCCCTCGCCGGCACCGGCACGGGCGCCGTCGTCATCGCAGCACTCATCACCTGAGCCCCCGGCACCGCAGCCTCCGGCGCCGTCATCACCGATTATCCCGGCACCGCAGCCGTCGTCACCGCAGCCCCCGGCTCAGTTATcaccgcagccgccgccgccgccttatACTCGTACTGTTTCCAAAGGGATGGATCCTGCAGTCCACGTCATGATGAAAACCATGCTGGCGGCGAAGGTGGCCGGCGAACAAGCATCGACATCGGCATCGGCATCAGCGAACAAGGTGAAAATCGAGCCGGGCAGCAATGTCACGGGGTCGTCGTCGTTGcgtgggaagaagaggaatctggACGAAGCATACGGCGACGACGGCCCGCTTTCCAATGTGCTGCCAAACACTCCGCCTCCCGCCGATGACAGCTCGGTGCCCGCCGGTGTTTGTTTCCCGCCTGGGCGGTTCTCCCGGAGCCGGACGATGCATCATGTTCCCAGCGGGCACGATGGCGACACCACGGACTGGGAGGCCGCTAGGGAGAGGCTGCAGGGCGCCATCGCGCCGCAGCAGGAGCGCGTGTTCGCGGCGAGCGAGCCGTCCGACATCGCCGCTTCCACCTACGTCGCGATTCTTCAG GCAGCGAACTACACGTCCTTCTCCTTGGCCTACGCGTTGGAGCTGGAGACGGAGGTCGCCGCACTGCGGACGCAGCTGGAGAAGACGAAGGCCAAGCTCGCGGTGGTGGAGACGGAGGGGGAGATGATGAAGGCCGAGCTCGCCGTGCGGCGGCGCGCCCAGGACGCGCTGGATGGCTACGAGTGCTGGCGGGGCGGGAACGCGGCGGGGCGGAGGACGTGA